The Solibacillus daqui genome has a segment encoding these proteins:
- a CDS encoding metal ABC transporter solute-binding protein, Zn/Mn family — MKRYFGVLGVLGLSMILVACGNEESSTSEKKEGNIVATTSQIGDALKIIGGDHLQVTTLMGPGVDPHLYKATQSDLTKLDGAEVIFYSGLHLEGQMQEIFDQMSEEKTVQAVAEEIDKAQLLADPNNATLHDPHVWFDIDLWKEVVDTIGDTLVEEYPEYKDDFEANEEAFLAELDELKQYASNRIEEIPASQRILVTAHDAFNYFGESQGFEVRGLQGLSTDSEYGVKDVQNMVDYLVENKIKAIFVESSVSDKAMKAVIEGAKEKGHSIVIGGELFSDAMGAEGTEEGTYLGMYKHNVDTIVNSLK; from the coding sequence GTGAAACGTTATTTTGGGGTTTTGGGTGTTTTAGGATTATCTATGATATTAGTAGCATGCGGAAATGAGGAATCATCAACTAGTGAAAAAAAAGAAGGAAATATCGTCGCAACTACAAGTCAAATTGGAGATGCCTTAAAAATCATTGGCGGTGATCATTTACAAGTAACAACATTAATGGGACCTGGCGTCGACCCACATTTATACAAGGCTACACAAAGTGATTTGACAAAGCTGGATGGAGCAGAGGTGATCTTTTACAGCGGCTTACATTTAGAAGGACAGATGCAAGAAATTTTCGACCAAATGTCTGAGGAAAAAACCGTGCAAGCGGTAGCAGAGGAAATTGATAAAGCACAATTATTAGCGGATCCAAATAATGCAACATTACACGATCCCCACGTTTGGTTTGATATCGACTTATGGAAGGAAGTTGTTGATACAATTGGCGACACGTTAGTCGAAGAATATCCTGAATATAAAGATGATTTTGAGGCAAATGAAGAAGCTTTCTTAGCCGAGTTAGATGAACTAAAACAATACGCATCTAATAGGATTGAAGAAATTCCAGCATCGCAAAGAATCTTAGTAACAGCCCATGATGCCTTTAACTACTTTGGTGAAAGTCAAGGGTTTGAAGTACGGGGTCTTCAAGGCTTAAGTACGGATTCAGAATATGGCGTAAAAGATGTGCAAAATATGGTTGACTATTTAGTAGAGAACAAGATTAAAGCGATATTTGTAGAGTCAAGTGTCTCCGATAAGGCGATGAAAGCAGTAATTGAAGGCGCTAAGGAAAAAGGGCATAGCATAGTAATTGGCGGCGAACTGTTCTCAGATGCTATGGGAGCCGAGGGAACAGAAGAAGGTACTTATTTAGGCATGTATAAACATAACGTCGACACGATTGTCAATTCATTAAAGTAG
- a CDS encoding metal ABC transporter permease, producing the protein MLSGNLLWVLIGTMLLGIAAGITGTFSFLQKQSLVGDAAAHAALPGIALAFLITGQKELPVLMVGAAITSALAVYCIQWIVTYSKLKADAAIGLVLAVFFGIGIVLLTIVNRSPLGNQSGLNDFIFGKAATMTKSDLTWLFISAGIIILVSLLLYKEWKLMIFDPVYAKGIGLPVEALKACLTALIVMTIVTGIQAVGVILMSALLIIPAASAKLWTKKLNTMLLFSAICGGLAGVAGTFISSIRTGLSTGPIIVLFAASIFFISYVFSPKSGQLSKYLRKKKFQQQGDVS; encoded by the coding sequence ATGTTATCGGGAAATTTACTGTGGGTACTAATCGGTACAATGCTTCTAGGTATAGCAGCAGGTATTACAGGGACTTTTTCCTTCTTACAAAAGCAAAGCTTAGTAGGTGATGCAGCAGCCCATGCTGCATTACCTGGTATCGCTTTAGCCTTTTTAATAACAGGACAAAAGGAACTACCTGTTTTAATGGTCGGTGCTGCCATTACCTCTGCACTTGCTGTGTACTGTATCCAATGGATTGTTACGTATTCGAAGTTAAAGGCTGACGCAGCAATTGGGCTCGTATTAGCGGTGTTTTTTGGAATTGGTATTGTGCTTTTAACGATTGTCAATCGCAGTCCACTTGGCAATCAAAGTGGGCTAAATGACTTTATTTTCGGGAAAGCCGCGACGATGACAAAGTCAGATTTAACTTGGCTCTTTATAAGTGCAGGGATCATTATTTTAGTAAGTCTTTTACTGTACAAGGAATGGAAGCTCATGATTTTTGACCCTGTTTATGCAAAAGGAATTGGTTTACCTGTTGAGGCATTAAAAGCTTGTTTAACGGCTCTTATCGTCATGACAATCGTAACAGGTATTCAAGCAGTAGGTGTTATTTTAATGTCCGCACTTCTTATCATCCCAGCGGCAAGTGCAAAGCTTTGGACAAAAAAGTTAAATACAATGCTATTATTTAGCGCCATTTGTGGTGGATTAGCAGGTGTGGCAGGTACATTCATTAGCTCCATTCGCACAGGGTTATCGACTGGGCCAATTATTGTGTTATTTGCAGCTAGTATTTTTTTCATTTCATATGTTTTTAGTCCAAAATCCGGACAGTTAAGCAAGTATTTGAGGAAAAAGAAATTTCAACAACAGGGTGATGTGTCATGA
- a CDS encoding metal ABC transporter ATP-binding protein, whose product MDALVVQNLSVAYDKKTVLENASVSVPTGHLAAIIGPNGAGKSTFLKAVLNQLPNKVGNVSILGKAFSPKSLQVGYVPQRNAVDWDFPTTAIDVVLMGRYGHRGLFKRPTKHDRALAMEALSSVGMQDFADRSIGQLSGGQQQRVFLARALAQNAEVYFLDEPFAGVDAATEKTIIDILKNLKAQGKSIFVVHHDLQTVTEYFDYTILLNKTILAAGKTEETFTPEKLQQTYGGKLLIMEAM is encoded by the coding sequence ATGGATGCATTAGTAGTTCAAAACTTATCGGTTGCTTATGATAAAAAAACGGTGTTGGAAAATGCAAGTGTTTCAGTACCAACAGGACATTTAGCAGCCATAATTGGCCCAAATGGTGCTGGAAAATCAACATTTTTAAAGGCGGTATTAAATCAGCTACCAAACAAAGTTGGAAATGTCTCGATTTTAGGGAAGGCTTTTTCTCCAAAAAGCTTACAGGTTGGCTATGTACCTCAGCGCAATGCCGTTGACTGGGATTTCCCAACAACAGCGATTGATGTTGTATTAATGGGTCGTTACGGCCATCGAGGCTTATTTAAACGTCCTACAAAACACGACCGAGCACTCGCTATGGAAGCTTTATCGAGTGTTGGCATGCAGGATTTTGCAGACCGCTCTATTGGTCAGCTTTCTGGCGGTCAACAGCAGCGCGTTTTCCTTGCAAGAGCACTCGCCCAAAATGCAGAGGTATACTTTTTAGATGAGCCCTTCGCAGGGGTAGATGCTGCAACGGAAAAAACAATTATCGATATTTTAAAAAATTTAAAGGCACAAGGGAAAAGTATTTTCGTCGTTCATCATGATTTGCAAACCGTGACGGAGTATTTTGACTATACAATTTTATTAAATAAAACGATTTTAGCGGCAGGGAAAACCGAGGAAACCTTTACACCCGAAAAGCTACAGCAAACCTATGGCGGAAAATTATTAATAATGGAAGCGATGTAA
- a CDS encoding gamma-glutamyltransferase family protein has translation MDLLHYPFASKRNTVIANRGMVATSQPLAAQAGLDILKKGGNAVDAAIATAAALTVVEPTSNGIGGDAFALVWMNADKELYGLNASGPSAKAISKEALIARGIDKMPMHGVIPVTVPGAPAAWVALSKRFGKLPLTEVLAPAISYAEDGYPISVTLGQNWQNAYKKYKKSLTTEEFNAWFDTFSIDGRMPEIGEMWRSPGHADTLRKIASTNGEAFYQGELAEKIDAFMKQHNGFITKDDLASYEPEWVQPIGVNYKGYDVWEIPPNGQGIVAQMALNIFQHAEAKWQDTDTLHKQIEAIKLAYTDGKAFVTERAEMPVDTDTLLSKDYGEKRFAEITDTALLPKPFDIPKGGTVFLATADADGNMVSFIQSNYMGFGSGIVIPGTGISLQNRGYDFSLDENHPNFLKPGKRTYHTIIPGFLTKNNEAVGPFGVMGGYMQPQGHFQVVTHTVDFALNPQAALDMPRWQWMGDKRIEVEPHFPNYLVQALQRKGHDIHVAIDGSIFGRGQIIWRDQKTGVLYGGTEPRTDGTIAAW, from the coding sequence ATGGATTTATTACATTATCCGTTTGCGAGTAAACGCAATACGGTCATTGCAAATCGTGGGATGGTTGCAACATCACAGCCACTTGCTGCACAGGCTGGGCTCGATATTTTAAAAAAGGGTGGCAATGCGGTTGATGCAGCCATTGCAACAGCAGCAGCCCTTACCGTTGTCGAACCAACATCAAACGGCATTGGTGGAGATGCCTTTGCACTTGTTTGGATGAACGCCGATAAAGAGCTTTATGGATTAAACGCTTCAGGTCCTTCTGCCAAAGCAATTTCAAAAGAAGCATTAATAGCACGCGGGATCGACAAAATGCCGATGCATGGCGTCATTCCGGTAACTGTTCCAGGTGCTCCAGCGGCTTGGGTAGCATTATCAAAGCGCTTCGGAAAATTACCTTTAACAGAAGTGTTAGCACCCGCGATTTCTTATGCGGAGGACGGCTACCCGATTTCCGTGACACTTGGACAAAACTGGCAAAACGCTTATAAAAAGTACAAAAAATCACTCACAACCGAAGAATTCAACGCTTGGTTCGACACGTTTTCAATCGATGGGCGCATGCCGGAAATTGGTGAAATGTGGCGTTCTCCTGGTCATGCTGACACATTACGTAAAATCGCCTCGACAAATGGAGAGGCTTTTTATCAAGGGGAACTTGCAGAAAAAATCGATGCATTCATGAAACAGCATAATGGCTTTATAACGAAAGACGATTTAGCAAGCTACGAGCCGGAATGGGTTCAACCAATTGGTGTAAATTACAAAGGCTATGACGTATGGGAAATCCCACCAAACGGACAAGGCATCGTCGCACAAATGGCGCTAAATATTTTCCAGCATGCAGAAGCAAAATGGCAGGACACTGATACATTGCACAAGCAAATTGAAGCAATCAAACTTGCCTATACAGACGGTAAAGCCTTCGTCACGGAGCGTGCAGAAATGCCGGTAGATACTGATACGTTACTTTCAAAGGATTACGGTGAAAAACGTTTTGCCGAAATTACCGATACAGCACTTCTGCCAAAGCCATTTGATATTCCAAAAGGTGGTACGGTGTTTTTAGCAACCGCAGATGCGGACGGCAACATGGTATCATTCATTCAAAGTAACTATATGGGCTTCGGTTCAGGTATTGTGATTCCAGGAACAGGCATATCTCTACAAAATCGTGGCTATGATTTTTCATTAGATGAAAATCATCCAAACTTTTTAAAACCAGGAAAACGTACATATCATACAATCATTCCAGGCTTCCTAACGAAAAATAACGAAGCCGTTGGACCATTTGGCGTTATGGGTGGTTATATGCAGCCTCAAGGACATTTTCAAGTCGTAACGCATACGGTTGATTTCGCGCTAAATCCTCAGGCCGCGCTCGACATGCCACGCTGGCAATGGATGGGTGACAAACGTATTGAAGTTGAACCACATTTCCCAAATTATTTAGTCCAAGCCTTGCAGCGTAAAGGTCATGATATTCATGTTGCAATCGATGGTAGTATTTTCGGACGTGGACAAATCATTTGGCGCGATCAAAAAACAGGCGTACTTTACGGTGGGACAGAGCCACGTACGGATGGCACAATCGCAGCCTGGTAA
- a CDS encoding DUF6509 family protein: MNITHYLIDEILDPTNIIEGKRFEFLLDVEVDEDDELYSEAGLEIRAIVGLINEDVRIMNYFITDKTNNEILDFALEDDEEAMILAFCKEEILAPPASEDVE, translated from the coding sequence ATGAATATTACACACTATTTAATTGATGAAATTTTAGATCCTACAAACATTATCGAGGGCAAGCGCTTTGAGTTTTTATTGGATGTAGAGGTAGATGAGGACGATGAGCTATATTCGGAAGCGGGCTTAGAAATCCGCGCAATCGTTGGGTTAATTAACGAAGATGTACGTATCATGAATTACTTCATTACCGATAAAACAAACAACGAAATTTTAGATTTCGCACTTGAAGATGATGAAGAGGCGATGATTTTAGCGTTCTGTAAGGAAGAAATATTAGCGCCACCAGCATCAGAGGACGTAGAATAA
- a CDS encoding diguanylate cyclase domain-containing protein — MENFKQINDIYGHTEGKILLSKVMKKLIKMGARKIMLYVSVGDKVAVVFERRRIQS; from the coding sequence TTGGAAAATTTCAAGCAGATAAACGATATATACGGTCATACAGAAGGTAAAATCTTATTAAGTAAGGTAATGAAAAAATTAATAAAGATGGGGGCTCGGAAGATTATGTTGTATGTTTCGGTAGGGGATAAGGTTGCCGTTGTATTTGAAAGGAGAAGGATACAAAGCTAA
- a CDS encoding metal ABC transporter permease codes for MIEFWVILTGILVGITCGIAGVFLILRKMSMIADAISHTVLFGIVMAFIITQTLNGFWMLVGAACAGILTAYLVQLLQSSGIQEDAAIGVIFTSLFAAGVLLITLFAGNVHLDVEHVLMGEIAFVPWDRWTLLSITMPKAVWMLLLVLVINITFLVLFYKEMKLSTFDPVYAATIGLPVMLLHYGFMTTISLTTVSAFDSVGAILVVAMLIGPAATAYLISKSIKQMFVWSITFGVTAAVIGYYSAKWLDTSIAGMMATIVGVIFIVVFAIDKINSRLNKKVVAEIDMKEHNSNI; via the coding sequence ATGATTGAATTTTGGGTCATTTTAACGGGTATATTAGTAGGCATTACGTGCGGTATAGCAGGTGTTTTTTTAATTCTTCGTAAAATGTCTATGATTGCTGATGCGATTAGTCATACCGTGCTGTTTGGAATTGTTATGGCCTTTATCATAACGCAAACATTAAATGGTTTTTGGATGTTAGTGGGTGCGGCTTGTGCAGGGATTTTGACAGCTTATTTAGTACAGTTACTACAATCTTCAGGCATTCAGGAGGATGCTGCGATTGGGGTTATATTTACATCATTGTTTGCGGCTGGTGTGCTACTCATCACATTATTTGCAGGGAATGTTCATTTAGATGTAGAGCATGTTTTAATGGGGGAAATCGCGTTCGTTCCTTGGGATAGATGGACATTGTTGTCGATTACTATGCCCAAAGCGGTATGGATGTTGCTTTTAGTGCTAGTAATCAATATTACTTTCCTTGTACTGTTTTATAAGGAAATGAAGTTATCAACGTTCGATCCTGTTTATGCTGCAACAATCGGATTGCCTGTTATGCTATTACATTACGGCTTTATGACGACGATTTCATTAACAACTGTTTCAGCATTTGATAGTGTTGGCGCAATTTTAGTTGTAGCGATGCTAATTGGTCCAGCGGCTACCGCCTATTTGATTAGTAAATCCATTAAGCAAATGTTTGTATGGAGTATCACTTTTGGCGTGACGGCAGCGGTAATCGGATATTATAGTGCGAAATGGTTGGATACTTCAATAGCAGGTATGATGGCAACAATTGTTGGTGTTATTTTTATTGTGGTATTTGCAATTGATAAGATAAATAGCCGTTTAAATAAGAAAGTAGTCGCGGAAATCGATATGAAAGAACACAACTCCAACATTTAA